GAAACCCACTACCTTGTCCAGTCAGGTCTGGCCTACAAATGACTCGACTCGCAGCATTGTGATTTACTTGCAAATGCCGATGGAAACGACTAGCAAGACTGCTCAAGGTTCATTGGGGATGTGCCTAGAGGGCCTTACTGGTAATGCCCATATCCTATGGAAGAATGTTATGAAGCTGGGTAGAGTAATTGAGTTGGAAGGTAGGAAGTGAAAATGTGTGGTTCCTTTTAAGAGATTTGTATTTTGTCTGTACTtcagctgaagttgccagtacaGAGAGCCTCAAAAAGTAAAACAATTGTATCAAATAAACCTTAGaggtggcaggcaaaacagcagatGTTGCGACAATGAGTTTGACCTTAGATAATTAATATAAAACAAACTCAGCGATCCAAAGCtagtgaaattttaaaactggtgttGAAAGTGTGAAACCtagcatattttaaaaaatttgtttatATCATTTCGGGTATAATGGACGAGGGTATTTGGAAAATTGGAGGAGTGCCAGCTGAAAGAGAGACCACTGCCGCCTGCCACAGTTAGCACCATTTCACCTTTCCGAGAGACCACCATCTAATTAATTAAAGGTACTGCAATATTTTTAGttcaaagtcctcattgaagaaattatagaaaTAAAACACTTCTGACAGCAGAATTAGCAGAGGaaaagcatttgtgaagagacCAGAGACAAAAGAATATTCCAGTCTGTGTGAACTTGGACAGATTAAATTATAATTTATTACTGTTTTATTAATTGGGTTATATTAATGGGACTTgactttatttaaacagcattccagtagaatttagactaGTTAGACTACTGATAGTTCCCCTTTAGGGAGCagtcagtttgttagtaattttgttaattttttcattggggttaaataaattgtttcttgttacttgtaaagtggagacCAGGGATTCTCTCTCTTTTAACCACACTCTTAATAGATTGAGGGGAAAGACCAGCTCCCCTGGTGTTTTGGGGTTAATTATCAGAGTGGAACCCCTACTCCTGTCATAACAGACTGGGgcgtgttttagtttaattatcagagggattCAGCCATTCCCCGTCGTAACAAAGTTCGAGATGGTTGTTGAAATATTAggaagcagcacggtggctcagtggttagcactgctgcctcaacgccagggacccaggttcagttccacccttgagtgactgtgtggagtttgcacattctccctgtgactgtgtgggtttcgtcccacagtccaaaaatgtgcaggctaggtggattggctgtgaaaaattgcccgtaatgttgaGGGAGGTGTAGATGAGGtaggttataggggcatgggtctgggtgggatgctctgagttggtgtagacttgttgggctggagggcctgtttccacactggagattCTGTGAATGAAACACATTGTCACCTTTGTGTGCCTTCATGTTTATTTCACAGTCTATTCATGATCTTAATATAAGCAAAAGATTTACCTTTTTTTCTAAACATCAACAAAGTTACATGTTGGgtgaaaaataaaacttgctACTTTCTTGTATAAAATTGAGTCCCTCCTACTTTCCCAGCTTGGATTTTATTTTGTTGCTTACACGAGCTTGCCAAGGTTGGAGCAATTTATTTTCTAGGCTCTTGCTCAGTGGTTTCACTGGTTCCCATGCATTTCACACAGGAGTCTTTTGTGGAGAAAACATTTACGTAATCAGCCTGGGTTTCGATTCGAACTCTGATTCCAATAATGAAAAACAATGATAATCCACTTGCACCACTGTCTCTTTTTCGATTATATTTCTTATTTGTGTATGTGAGTTGTTCTTATTGTAATGCACTGCCATGTATTTTAAGAAGATTGAATCCATCTTGCATGTGATTGTCCTGTTTTTATATATTAAAAATTAGATGTAGTGTGGTTTGTTCAGTTGTTACTAATATTTATCAAACTAGCGTTTTAAAATCATGTATCTGTTTGAGCCAGCAGAGAATTGGTGTCAGTCAAAATCAACAAGGAAATGACCAACTAACCATGTGactttttttgtttagaaaaataTTTGCATCTGTCTAATATTTGACAATTGAGTTAGTACTTTGATCAAGTGTTCCTGCAAATCTGCTTTGGCTATTTActatatttcacatttatttttccaTCTCTCTTTGACTTATGAAGGTTATCCAACCATCCACTCAGCACTGAGTTCCCAGTCATCCATTGATAGTGAGTTGAGCACCTCTGACGACTCCATCTCCATGGGGTATAAATTGCAAGATCTGACAGATGTCCAGATCATGGCTCGATTACAGGAAGAAAGTAAGTGGGGAAAAGTATGAAATAGTACAATATTATCTCGTTTTCATTGGGTAATGTGAAACAGCCTGCCCTAGGTAGATGTTGATTATTCCATGGGAACATAAGAAACAAGAGCAGGAGACAACTGTATGGTTCCCCAAACCTGTCCTGGCATTCcctacaatcatggctgatctaatgcTTCAGTTGAACTCTTCTGCTTGCTCCCTGTATCCCCCAAGTCCCTGAGGAAAAATAACTGGCACCCTTGTCACAAGTATACTTGACAATGGGGACCATCCATAACCATGTGGTGTTGAATTCTAAGAATTCATAACCCTTTGAAGAAACTTTTATGTTCATCTGTCTTGAATGATTGGCTCATTATCATGACATTGCCCACATATTCTTGATTTCCCATGCCAGGCAAACAATGTCTGCCAGCCCTCTTGGCGATCCTTTTTAATGTTTCAATCCGATCATTCCTCATCTTTCTCAACCCCAAAGAGAATAAGCCCAGTTTACTCATTTTCTCGTTGGAGGACAAACCTTTCATTCTATCAACCAATATAACAAACTTCTGCTGTATTGTGTAAAATCGTATCTTTCCTTGAATCTGTTGACCAATCTGTATACAACTTTCCAAGTTTTTGGTCTTGCCAATGCTCTGTGGCTAGGTCTTGCAGCATGACGTCTATGCCTATTTGTGTCTGCTTTTGAGGTGagcaaagagaaacaaaattctACTTAATTATggaactctgctttttttttttaaaaaggtctcCGTCAGGACTATGCTTCAAGCTCAGCATCTGCTTCCCGTCGCAGCTCCAGTGCCTCATTAAATTCCCTCAGGAGAGGTACTTACAGCGATCAGGAATTTGATACTTACAGTTTGGATGATGAAGATGAATATGATTACTCATTACCCCAGTACAGCGTGCATAGATATTCGCCTTCTCCACGAAACTCACCTCGATCGCAGTCTCCAGTTCGAGGAGCAGCAAATGCAGCTAGAGTTCGGCCTTCACGACGCTGTTTGCAGGGTCGTGTGTCTGAGCTAATGAATTATACAAAAAATCAAGGTACTAAATCTATAGTTAAATTGAGCAAATGAAAGTTTCTGTGAATGTTGTTCAGTGCAATTCTTTCTTTCAATGTTGAACTTGTGATTCTAGAATATTCTATTTTGGTGCATCTACGTGTCGATGATAAACACCTCTACTTATCTTTATGGACAAAGTGCTCATCTTCTGGATTTTCTGAATGTTGAacatgtaaatttttttttgtttttagatGTTGACAGCTGTCTGAAAGGTGGCATTTGTTGACCAAGCCTGTTTGCTGAGAGCACTTAACCAAACCACTCTGTTAGACTGGAGTTGCATGTAAGCTGGGTCAGCTAAGCCTTACTTCATTCTGTTACAGAGGAAATGCGTCGCAGCATGCCCAATCTAGCCAAGTCGGGGATTCGTGGCTCTGATTCTGGTAGAGGCAGTCAAAGCTTTGAATCTAATTTGCAAATACCCAGCAGTCGAATTTCACGATTGCAGCAGTCTCCAGCTGGTACGTCATGTTGGATCTGTTCTGAGAAATAAGGAAATCATTAACCAGTTACTCATTCGAAGCGCATATTTTCAGTTTTCTCAAGTGTGAAATTAGCCTGCCAGGTAAAATTTTTGATATGATGGACTCCCtagctttctgtttttacttgAGAATTTCAAAGTAAGATTGAACATAAAAAGGCTTTTCTATTAATTATCATCCAAAACAATGACTAGGTCAGCTAGGAACTTGACCAATGGTCAGTTTGAAGATTTATCGTGTCTCAACTTGAGGAATTTGGTTACTTCACATTTTAAATTGCAAGGTTTAATATTTGATTTAATGTTGTCTAATGTTTGTGAGAGCCTCTTTTCCTAACTTTCCTTTTATTGGGCTAATGCTGCACAAACAACTCTCATCCAGCAATGAAAAGGATTCTGAGTACACTGCTTATGGGATTGGCCTCTGATTTGGGATTAATTGCAATCTAATAGTTAAATAAGCCTGGATGTATACAGAATAAGACTATGCTAGTTCACCAGGAAACTTGGCTCTGAATATCATACTGTTGGAGAAATGCCTAATTAGCACAACAACTAATTTCTCCTGTGCTGTGATCTAAGCAGGAACTCATTGGTACAAATAAAaggctttcaaaataaaaataaattcagagaaatactgaggtcaggcaacatccatggagagaaacagTCACCATTGCAAGCTTCTGATGGATCATttaggcctgtttctgtgttgcaccTCAGgtattgcctgacctgctatttccatttttcagtatttgtttcagattcccagtgtTTTATATTTTTAGATCAGATTTATCCAGAGTGACAATTTTGACTAAAAATTTTTGACTGAACTGCAAGTTTGCATAGCTAAACTCTGTCTCTCATAGAGTTAAAGATTATGTTCAATAGATACCTCAAGTGATCAAGATGCAGCCATTATACAATTTCTTCAAATTAAGACTGAATATTAATGTTGAGGCAAGAAACATGTGAAAGCAATTGTTGCAGTAAAATCAGCCGCCAGTGTGAATGGACTCCAGTATGACCACGAATGCAACTGGTGTAGAGGAAGAGGAGTGCTCTTCCCCTTTAAAGTGTCATTAACAACGTTGTAAATTGTTGCATTAGTTACAAAAACaatggaaaatgctgaaaacactTGGTCTAGTTGCATCAATGGAGATTAAAGCAGTTAATATTCCAGGCCTTGACCCATCATTACTTTTGCTATTGACAGTGTTGTGTGAAACCCCACTCGCTGAATCAACAGTGAATCGCTAGCAGTTTGCATTGATTTGCACTGATTTATAGACAGCTCCCTTCTGCCCCATTTTGACATAACATCAGGTATATTCTCTTGAATTATCAACACTTGCTTGACAAGGTATCCAAAATAAACAATATTGCGGTATGCATGTAACGTCGATAATACAGATTCAGTTTGTAATAGTGAGAAATGCTGCCTATGAAATAGGAAAGGTGCCCTAAGATTATCTCCCATTTTCTTCTTGTGGCTAAGTTTTTCTTTAAACCAGCTCTTCTGGAAAATGTGGAATCTTACAAACTGGCTTTGTAGCTGACCTATGCTGCTCAATATTAATTATTGAATCAGTTGCACCTTTTGGTTGCTATAATCCCACCACTTAGTTTGTATTGAATGCAGTTTgtgttcattgattttttttttcaaatttgtaaCGTGTCAATTTTGTAGGGGCCGGGAAGGTGAtataaggagagagggaggaaagaAGATTGTTGATAGTAAGCCAGGGGAGAGTGAAGCTTGATAGCTGACATGGGAGTGGTGAGTgtggaaaatgggttggctgtccTTAAAGCAACCCATTTCATTAGAGGATctgggggtgtgggagtgggtaaTAAACATGGAAGAAGGTGATCATACTCTGGAATTGTTCACCTTGATATCAAGCCCTAAAGGATGCAAGGTTCTTGAGTGGAAGATGGACATTGTTCTTTCAGTTATGGTGTAATTTTAGTCAATTTTTATGTTGGAGCACCTTAGCTGTCTGATGTATCACAAGTTCGTCAGTTCAGCCAAATGGATAAATTCAGCTTTTTACATGCCTTATTTATGGTGGGAATGGAATtcactgttttgaaattttggCTCTTCAGTCCatgtttttaaattttagttGTCACCTTTTAAAGGATGGGTAAAGTAGCTTTATGTAGAAGATGCTCCTGAAGATAACAATAACAAGTGCCTTGTTAATAGTTTCTCTGTTTTGTCTAGGTTCATCTGGTAAGATCAGATATACTACTGGTAACAGTAGCCAAATTTCTCCCTCAAGCAGACAGCCAGTGAAAGCTATTGCAAACAGTAACTCTCCCTTAACGACAAGGCATCCAGTGAAAACGGCATACCCATGTTCTGGCAGTACTGTTCGTAGAATCCAGTCTTCAACTTGTTCAAGCATTTCTTCACCGACTGGCGTTACCACAAACGGAAGATCGTCTAGCTCAGTTCCTGTCCCTAAGGGCACCCCAACTAAGTCACGGGTTGCTAGCGCTAGCACTTGCACTCCCACTTCTTCCGTTTCCAAGACCAAGCTTTTGCAGCCAGCAAGGAGGTAAGTCTAACGAAAacaaaaagaattgcagatgctgtaaataaagagcaaaaacagaagttgctggaaaagctgagttgGTGTGGCAGCCCTTAtgaagaaaaaaagttaacatttccgggTCTGGTGAGCCTCCTTTTGTTCcagaggacctgaaacgttaactctgatttttcttcacaggcaaGTCTAATATATTACCAACATTCCATCAATTTGGAACTGCAGTCTTCAAGTGCTATATTGACACCAGGTGTTCTCTACCATAGCTACTGTTCATTGGCTATGATACTACAAGCCATTTAACCTGTATTGGTTCCACATGCATTCAATGATTGGTGGAACCAACACATGTTAAATCCCTGGTATGTCCTGTGTGCCCTGTTAAATTATTTGTTTTTGACCGAGGCAGAGAGACAAAAAAATACTCGGATACACTCATACAGACCATTATATGAATTCTTACagcatgttttatatttttagttCTTTTTCATGTTACCTCACCTACATGTGCTTAAAGTGCAGCCTGCTGGACCcattttatttaaatgagaaGCAGCCTGTTTAAAGTCTGCTGATGCATACTCACTTTTTTAAAGAGTCGAAGCAGACATGGTGATCTTTAGAAATCCTCACAAAATGCTGAAACCACTTGCCAAAGTAATATGCTAATTTGACAACTTAAAAATAGCAACTACTTGATCAACTTCATGCTTGCAATAATAACTTGCAAAAATTTCCACCTGTCAACATTTTTTTGCCCCATCTTTTTAACCATTGTTGCCAACTGAAGCCAACAAAATACTGAAGGTGAAGAGTTTGAAAAGTCAAGGTGAAAAATGGGATCTAGTAATGGCAAAGAATATTCAGATAGTAATGCAATTGATGCACAGCCAGCTGATTTTGAGATGGTTAGAAATAAAAGAATATATAATAGGTAATCGGAAGAGGAATGGGGATAATGGTTTTTCCCCCAATAGTGGGCTGCTTGCTAGTTGGAGACTCGCCATTGCCAGTCGATTTCTTACAATATCAAGCACTGCTATTGGTTTGCTGCAACAAACTGTTTGTTTTTGTGAGCTTTTCTTGTTATTCTGTTACAATATGATTGGAACTAACTGAGTTATCCTATTATCAGGACACTACAACTCCCGAAGACACACAGCACTGTGACTGAAGACAAGTGGAAAGAAGGCTGCTATTGAGGAAAACCCAAAGATTTCTCAAGCTGCTGGCACCCGATGAAGTGGAAGCCCAGCTGGCTGGGCAGAAGTCCAATTTAAATCAAATGAGAGAAAAATTCAGTTTCTGGCAATGAACAATATTTTGTAAAGACTGGTTTTTAAAAGTCATAGACCATCTATGCCAGGATTCTGTTTTCTGGCCTCCTGTTGATTGCATCATCAGCTCTGTTATATAAAGTCGGGTCACTTCATGTAGGTACCTTTTTTTAGTTTACATATTTTATGCAGAGCAAACCTGAACTCTCCAAACCTATTCTGAATTTGAGGTAAAATTATGTAACACTCAATCTTTTCAGTGGCAGAATCAATCACAATTTGCCTTGATACTTTCACATCTAATTCTTTTCATTCCTTTCTTAAATCAGTGTACAACAGAAGGAGGCAAAAAAAAGTGAGATCAGTCTTTGGAGGTGTCTGTAGTTGCCAAGTACTTAAACATTCCTTTGCAAGCTCTCAGAAAAGAACTGAGCAACTTATGTAAAGATTGGTTCATAAGAGCCACAGCAGCTTTTTTGTATGAGCTAGTGTTGCAATTGATCAAACTATGTTGCATGAACTCAGGAGTCTGTGTCTTTCTCAAGTACTTGTTGGATTCTGCAGGAGCTGCTGAGAACAGTCTTCAACTTTTTGTAAGTTGAACATCTAATATCTTAGTGCTCCAAATGCGCAGTATTTAACAAAACATGCTTACTCTCTTAAGATAGTGCTGACCTTGTTTCTCTGCTCTGAACACATTTTAATGCCTCGTGATTCAAGTGAAAAGTTGAATGTGAGGATTTAGGGGTATGGTTGATGAATAGGATCACGGGGACATTTGGTGGGGCAAGGTATTTAAAACTGAACAAAGTTCACACTTGCCTTTCATTGGCTGTGGTTCAGAAGCAGTTGGGCCTCCAATCAGACTGAGGCATATCTACTGACCAGGAAATAAAACCATTTAAAGGAGACATCTGAGCAATCAAAATGCAGTTCAAGTTTCACAGCCACCTTTTGCCTTGAAGCTTGTGACCCCAAAATCTTGTGACCTCCCTAGGCATCATAGTTTGGTATGTCCCTGCCCCAGAGTACAAAAGTTTCCATCTGTGTTGAAGTGAAAGTTTAAAAGACAGTATTTCTTGTGATGTAGTGCAGTAAGTTTAAAGGTTTCAAGAACGTTGCTACTGATCTCTTAGCCACTCCACTAAATCAACTGTAATGTTGAAATGATGTAATAGATCCTGTGCTCTGTGGTGGTGATCAATTGCTGTTAGTTATTCTTTCACAATTCCCAGCTACTGCTAATTTTGCCTGCTGTCAcctgacaagtttttttttttcccccccacgtGCCAAGATGCTCCCTGCACACAAGTCAAAGGTCTCACATTTGCACAGTGAGGTTTTGATCTCTGAGCATGTTTTTAACTGAAA
The Stegostoma tigrinum isolate sSteTig4 chromosome 15, sSteTig4.hap1, whole genome shotgun sequence genome window above contains:
- the LOC125458700 gene encoding SLAIN motif-containing protein-like isoform X1, with amino-acid sequence MVGPSSAEPEAGVDPRASTGSGCAAAIVTPLLDADKEVKKLQDLVKKLELQNEQLRCRSGRGGKVLLGGGDGPPPAANGDLPDSAHDALDVELSPSDPLAADCEALLSSVLPGEQPPVYLEEDVLDLEPDFGTAEEDSWLYVSPKKTATTDANQKAQSPLKWCRQVLDHPSRETEAACRSLICRLDQANRWRNIYCTPFASACAYSSNTDVTSCGNLLNTSGFLKTSTKPVLTHGSSGYPTIHSALSSQSSIDSELSTSDDSISMGYKLQDLTDVQIMARLQEESLRQDYASSSASASRRSSSASLNSLRRGTYSDQEFDTYSLDDEDEYDYSLPQYSVHRYSPSPRNSPRSQSPVRGAANAARVRPSRRCLQGRVSELMNYTKNQEEMRRSMPNLAKSGIRGSDSGRGSQSFESNLQIPSSRISRLQQSPAGSSGKIRYTTGNSSQISPSSRQPVKAIANSNSPLTTRHPVKTAYPCSGSTVRRIQSSTCSSISSPTGVTTNGRSSSSVPVPKGTPTKSRVASASTCTPTSSVSKTKLLQPARRTLQLPKTHSTVTEDKWKEGCY
- the LOC125458700 gene encoding SLAIN motif-containing protein-like isoform X2, producing MVGPSSAEPEAGVDPRASTGSGCAAAIVTPLLDADKEVKKLQDLVKKLELQNEQLRCRSGRGGKVLLGGGDGPPPAANGDLPDSAHDALDVELSPSDPLAADCEALLSSVLPGEQPPVYLEEDVLDLEPDFGTAEEDSWLYVSPKKTATTDANQKAQSPLKWCRQVLDHPSRETEAACRSLICRLDQGYPTIHSALSSQSSIDSELSTSDDSISMGYKLQDLTDVQIMARLQEESLRQDYASSSASASRRSSSASLNSLRRGTYSDQEFDTYSLDDEDEYDYSLPQYSVHRYSPSPRNSPRSQSPVRGAANAARVRPSRRCLQGRVSELMNYTKNQEEMRRSMPNLAKSGIRGSDSGRGSQSFESNLQIPSSRISRLQQSPAGSSGKIRYTTGNSSQISPSSRQPVKAIANSNSPLTTRHPVKTAYPCSGSTVRRIQSSTCSSISSPTGVTTNGRSSSSVPVPKGTPTKSRVASASTCTPTSSVSKTKLLQPARRTLQLPKTHSTVTEDKWKEGCY